The genomic interval GGCGGTGGCCGCCGAGGCGGCGCTCTATGAAAAAGAACTCGCTGCGCTTGGCTTCCGCACCGAGGGCGGCAGGGTGACGGCGGTGCCAGCGATCAAGGGCAAGGGGCACCTCTCACCGATAGATATGCTCCGTTCGGCGCTGCGCGGAATGGAGACGGAGAACGACCCTGTGAAGCGGGACCGCGAAGTCTGGTGGCGCATGGCGCGCCTCGCCTGCCGCGACGCGGTAAAGCTCGGACGGCGCTTTGAGCCTGAGGAGGCCCTCGATTTGCTGCGCCGTCTAGAACGCTGCGACACTCCCTATACCTGCCCGCACGGAAGGCCGACGGTCTTTCTGATCGAAAATAAAAAACTGCGCGACTGGTTTGAGAGATGACGGATAAAAAGATCCCCGTTATCGCGATAATCGGCCCTACGGCGGTCGGCAAGACGGAGTTCAGCCTGTCGCTTGCCGCGAGGCTCAACGTGGAGGTCATCTCGGTCGACTCTCGCCAGGTCTACCGCTATCTTGACGTTGGCACGGACAAGGTATCCCGCGAGATACGGCGCGAGGTGATACATCATCTCATCGACGTCGTCGATCCGGACCAGGTATATTCCGCAGCCGACTTCGCGGAGGATGCGGAGGACGCCGTGAACCGCATCATGGCCCGCGGCCGCGTGCCGCTGCTGATCGGCGGCACGCCCTTCTACTACCGCGCGCTTACCGGCATGCTCTCCGAAGATCTGCCGAAGGATGAAAATGTCAGGTCTCAGCTTGAGGCAGAGATAACGGTACGCGGGCTTTCCGCGCTGCATCAGGAACTTATGGAGATAGATCCCGAGGCGGGGGCGAAGATACATCAAAACGACCCCGTGCGTACGATGCGCGCCCTTGAGATATTCCGCATCACCGGCAAGAACGCGAGCTGGTGGTACCGGAGGCAGAATAAGATGGAGTCTCCCTATGAAATATTATATATCGGCCTCACGAGGCTTCGCGCCAATCTCTACTTGAATATCGAGCGCCGCGTCAAAGAGCAGTTCGCGAGCGGATATCCTGAGGAGGTCAAGTGGCTGCTCGACAATGGCTATTCTCCATCGCTTCCGGCGCTGCAGGGTTTTGGCTACCGTGAACTGGTGCGTTACATCGGCGGCGAATGCACCTTCCTGGAGGCGATAGAGGGCGACATCCGTTCGACCAAGGCCTTCTCTCGCCGTCAGATGACCTGGTTTAAGCATTTTGAGCCCGCGCTTTGGTATGACTTCGACAAGGTCTCAAAGGAGGAGGCGCTTAGGGACGTCGTACCGCGCTGTCTCGCGCACCTGGAGGGCGGCGCATGAAGATAATCACCGCCGATCCGACGGGGCTCTGCTTCGGAGTGAAACGCGCGATCATGACGCTTGAAGGCGAGCTGAAAAAGACTCATCAGGTCTACGCGCTGGGCAGCCCGATACACAATCCGCAGGAGACGGAACGGCTTGAGAAGCTGGGGCTCGTCGTCGTCGATTCTCCCGAAGAGGTGCCGGAGGGCGCCGTATCTTTCGTGCGGGCCCACGGGGTGACGCCGGAGGTTTTTGAATCGCTGCGCGAAAGAAGCGCGAAAATGGTCGACGGAACATGTCCTTTTGTAAAAACAGCGCAGGAAAGGGCAAAGACCCTTTCCCAAGATGGGTATATCGTGATAATATTAGGAGACGCCTCCCATCCGGAGGTCAAGGGTATTATGGGCTATGTTTCAGGAGAGGTCCACGTGCTGGCCTCCGCGGAGGCGATACCGTACGAGCTGTACGGCAAACGCTGCGGGATACTGAGCCAGACGACTCAGCGTGTGGAAAATTTTTCCGCGCTTGTTAGTGGATTTGTTTCCGTATCTCCTGAAATAAAGGTATATAATACGATATGCCGCGCGACTCTCGCACGACAGCAGTTCGTTTGCCGGCTTGCGGAAGAGGCGGACGGCATGATAGTGTTGGGCGGCAGGAACAGCGCCAACACGAGAAAGCTCGCAGAGATCGGCTCCTGTTCAGGGGTGCCGACCTTGTGGATAGAACACGCAGGAGAACTAGAGAGGGGCTGGTTGGAAAATAAGGACATAATAGGAATAGCCGCGGGAGGCAGCACCCCCGACTGGCTGATAAAAGAACTGATCCAAAAATTAAAGATGATGTAAGCAGGAGGATGTTGGGAATGGTTGACGAGCTTCGTACAGAAGACGTAATGGAAACACAGGAAAAAGAAGAAACGATGGAAGAAATGATGCAGCAGTATGATGTGATGGGCGACTTCCACCGCGGCAAGGTCGTGGAGGGAACCGTCGTTGATTCACGTGAGGACGGCTGGCTCGTAGATGTAGGCTACAAATGCGAAGGCTTTCTTCCGCGCAAAGAATGGACTCACAGAGTTCTCGTAGAAGAGACTCCCGAGCCCGAGAACGGCGCCAAGGTCAGAGTGCAGATCACGAACATCGGGCAGGGTGAAGACGCCCAGCTCGGACTCTCACGCTGGCGCTGCGAATTTGACGAGCGCTGGAACAAGCTCGAAGAAGAGGCGGAGAACAACGAGACTATCACAGTAAAGGGAATCCGTAAGGTAAAGGGCGGCCTCATCGTGAGCTGCTGCGGCATCGAAGGATTCATCCCCATTTCACACCTGACGCAGGAGGGCCACGGAGTGAATCCCGGAAAACTCCTCGACCAGGAATTCCCTGTGAAGCTCATCGAAAAGGACCGCAGAAAGCGCCGCCTCGTATTCTCCCGCCGCAGCCTCATCGAAGAGGAACTGACAGGCATCCGCCAGGCCTTCTATGAGCAGGTACATGAAGGCGATGTGCTTGAGGGCGATGTCAGCAGCATCACTTCTTTCGGTGTTTTCGTCAACCTCGGTGCGATGGAAGGGCTGGTCCACATCAGCGAACTTTCATGGCAGCGCAACGCGAAGGCCAAAAAGATCGTCACTAAGGGCGACCACGTCAAGGTAAAGGTCATCGGCATCGACAAGGAGAACAACAGGATCTCCCTCTCGATCCGTCAGACGCTTGACGATCCCTGGACGACGGCGGCCGAGCGCTGGACCCCCGGCAAGGTTACCGAGGGTACCGTTACCAACCTGACAGAATTCGGCGCATTTGTAGAAATAGAGCCCGGCGTAGAGGGACTTATCCATATCGGAGACCTCAGCTGGACACGCATCAAGCACCCGAAGGAAGTCCTCAAGAAGGGGCAGAAGGTCGAAGTTTCGATCATCGAGACGGACACCGAGCGCAAGCGCATCAGCCTGGGCTACAAGCAGCTCAATGATCCCTGGAAGGATGCAGCCGAGAAGTATCAGAAGGACGCAGAGGTTCCTGTGAAGGTCGTTCGCATCGCTGACTTCGGCGCCTTCGTCGAACTCGAAGAGGGTATCGAGGGACTCATCCACATCTCCCAGCTTTCTTCACAGAGAGTGGAGAATCCCAAGGAAGTGCTCTCAGAGGGGCAGGAAGTCACCGCCCGCGTTCTCGAAGTGAATCCCGTCGAGCGCCGTATCCGCCTCAGCCTGCGTCCCGCGAACGAAGAGCCCGTAAGACGTTCGCCGCGTGAGGAATCGCATGACCAGCCCCCGATGGGCGGAGCTCCCGCGAAGCGCGGCGAGGACCGTCCGCGCCGCCGCCGTTCAGAGGGCGGTGACCGCCGGAGACAGGAGAGCGGCAACAGCCAGCTTCCGCAGGAAGAGATGAACTTCTTGATCGGAGATCTTCTCAAACAGCGTGAGATGGAAGACGGCGAATAGCCCGTCGGTCCGCCCAAGAGATATAGAGGCCCCGCTCATCTTGAGCGGGGCCTCTTTTTACGTTACAATAGGATAAATATGAAAACATATGACAGGAGGTCAATTATGGCCCTTAGAACTATATGCTTTTATCCCGATCCCGTGCTCCGCGAAGAGACGGCAAGGGTGGAGGAATTTGACGAAGAATTGAAGACCCTTGTCGGCGACATGTTCGACACCATGTACGCGAACGATGGCATCGGCCTTGCCGCGCCTCAGGTGGGAGTCGCAAAAAAGGTCGTCGTCATAGACTACCACGGCGATAAATTCGTCCTCGTTAACCCAGAGATTATCGAAGCGGAGGGCTTCGTGACTAACGAAGAGGGCTGCCTCAGCTTTCCGGGCATCTACGAAAAGGTCGTCTCTCCCGAGAGGCTGACCGTCGTCTATCAGGACGAGAACGGCGTCTCCCTGAGAAAGGAGCTTGACGGTTTTCCAGCCTGCGTTTTTTCTCACGAGATCGACCACCTCAACGGACGGCTGCTCATTGACCGGGTCTCGCCGCTCAAGCGCCAGTTCCTCAAGAAAAAAATCGCGAAACGGGCGGCGGAAAAATAATGGGCCAGCTGACTGTCGGCTTCATGGGCTCCGGCCGCTTCGCCGCGCGCTGCCTGGAGATAATATCAAACCGGCTCCGTCCCGCGTGGGTGCTGACGAACGCGCCGCGTACGGCGGGACGCGGGCTCAAACTGCAGAATACGCCGGTATGGGAGCTTGCGCGGTCGCTTGACCTGCCCGTTTATACGACGGAGAGGCTGTCCGCCGACGCGGAGCGCCTGGAATGGCTGCGGCAAAACAGCCCCGATGTGATACTGGTGATAGACTTCGGACAGATGATAAAAGAGCCGGTACTCTCTATGGCTTCATTGGGCTGTCTTAACATCCACCCCTCGAAGCTGCCGGAATACCGGGGCTCGGCTCCTATCCAGCGTGCGCTGATGGACGGACGTACAAAGACGGCGGTCTCCATCTTCCGGCTTGACGCCGGTATGGACTCCGGCCCCATATTGGCGCAGCCGGAGCTCGTGATAGAACCGGAGGACGACGCCGCGGCGCTGATGGAAAAGGCCGCCCTGCTCGGCTCCGAAACGCTGCTCCACTACCTTTGCGGCGTCGCGCCCACAGAGTGGCGCTTTACGCCCCAAAAAGAAGAAAATGTGACGACGGCTCCAAAGATAGATAAGTCCGAAGGAAAGATTGACTGGCGCGCGGAAAGCGCCGAAGAGATAATCAATAAGATCAGGGGCATCGGATGCTCCCCGGGAGTCTATTGCATGGTCCGCGGCAAGCGGCTCCGCGTACACGCGGCAGAGCCTCTGCCCTCGGCGGACTGCGCGGTCTGTCGCTGTGAGATCGTCGACGGCGCGCCTGTCGTCGTCTGCCGTGAGGGGGCGCTTAAACTCGTCGAGGTGCAGCCGGAGGGCAAAAGGCCGCAGCGCGCCGAGGACTGGGCGCGCGGGGCCCGCATAGAAAACGGCGAAGAGATAGGATAAGGGGTGTTTGTCTTGAGCGATTCAAAAAATCAGCTGCGTAATATCGTGCGTTCGGACTGCAAATATAAGGGACGTATCATCGACCTCCGCGTGGATACCGTGAAATTTCCCTCCGGTTCCGAAAAGGTGCGCGAGGTGGTGCTCCATAAGTCGGCGGTGGGGATACTCCCCGTCAATGATCGAGGGGAGATAATTCTTGTCCGGCAATACCGCCACGCGATAGACGAGGATATCTACGAGATTCCCGCGGGGCTTGTCGAGGAGGGCGAAGACCCGCGCGAGACCGCAGTGCGCGAGATGCAGGAAGAGATCGGCTACCGGCCGGGCCATATGGAGGAGATCGCGGAATTTTACAGTTCCCCGGGCTTCTGCACT from Cloacibacillus sp. carries:
- the miaA gene encoding tRNA (adenosine(37)-N6)-dimethylallyltransferase MiaA — encoded protein: MTDKKIPVIAIIGPTAVGKTEFSLSLAARLNVEVISVDSRQVYRYLDVGTDKVSREIRREVIHHLIDVVDPDQVYSAADFAEDAEDAVNRIMARGRVPLLIGGTPFYYRALTGMLSEDLPKDENVRSQLEAEITVRGLSALHQELMEIDPEAGAKIHQNDPVRTMRALEIFRITGKNASWWYRRQNKMESPYEILYIGLTRLRANLYLNIERRVKEQFASGYPEEVKWLLDNGYSPSLPALQGFGYRELVRYIGGECTFLEAIEGDIRSTKAFSRRQMTWFKHFEPALWYDFDKVSKEEALRDVVPRCLAHLEGGA
- the ispH gene encoding 4-hydroxy-3-methylbut-2-enyl diphosphate reductase, with amino-acid sequence MKIITADPTGLCFGVKRAIMTLEGELKKTHQVYALGSPIHNPQETERLEKLGLVVVDSPEEVPEGAVSFVRAHGVTPEVFESLRERSAKMVDGTCPFVKTAQERAKTLSQDGYIVIILGDASHPEVKGIMGYVSGEVHVLASAEAIPYELYGKRCGILSQTTQRVENFSALVSGFVSVSPEIKVYNTICRATLARQQFVCRLAEEADGMIVLGGRNSANTRKLAEIGSCSGVPTLWIEHAGELERGWLENKDIIGIAAGGSTPDWLIKELIQKLKMM
- a CDS encoding S1 RNA-binding domain-containing protein, with the protein product MVDELRTEDVMETQEKEETMEEMMQQYDVMGDFHRGKVVEGTVVDSREDGWLVDVGYKCEGFLPRKEWTHRVLVEETPEPENGAKVRVQITNIGQGEDAQLGLSRWRCEFDERWNKLEEEAENNETITVKGIRKVKGGLIVSCCGIEGFIPISHLTQEGHGVNPGKLLDQEFPVKLIEKDRRKRRLVFSRRSLIEEELTGIRQAFYEQVHEGDVLEGDVSSITSFGVFVNLGAMEGLVHISELSWQRNAKAKKIVTKGDHVKVKVIGIDKENNRISLSIRQTLDDPWTTAAERWTPGKVTEGTVTNLTEFGAFVEIEPGVEGLIHIGDLSWTRIKHPKEVLKKGQKVEVSIIETDTERKRISLGYKQLNDPWKDAAEKYQKDAEVPVKVVRIADFGAFVELEEGIEGLIHISQLSSQRVENPKEVLSEGQEVTARVLEVNPVERRIRLSLRPANEEPVRRSPREESHDQPPMGGAPAKRGEDRPRRRRSEGGDRRRQESGNSQLPQEEMNFLIGDLLKQREMEDGE
- the def gene encoding peptide deformylase, which produces MALRTICFYPDPVLREETARVEEFDEELKTLVGDMFDTMYANDGIGLAAPQVGVAKKVVVIDYHGDKFVLVNPEIIEAEGFVTNEEGCLSFPGIYEKVVSPERLTVVYQDENGVSLRKELDGFPACVFSHEIDHLNGRLLIDRVSPLKRQFLKKKIAKRAAEK
- the fmt gene encoding methionyl-tRNA formyltransferase is translated as MGQLTVGFMGSGRFAARCLEIISNRLRPAWVLTNAPRTAGRGLKLQNTPVWELARSLDLPVYTTERLSADAERLEWLRQNSPDVILVIDFGQMIKEPVLSMASLGCLNIHPSKLPEYRGSAPIQRALMDGRTKTAVSIFRLDAGMDSGPILAQPELVIEPEDDAAALMEKAALLGSETLLHYLCGVAPTEWRFTPQKEENVTTAPKIDKSEGKIDWRAESAEEIINKIRGIGCSPGVYCMVRGKRLRVHAAEPLPSADCAVCRCEIVDGAPVVVCREGALKLVEVQPEGKRPQRAEDWARGARIENGEEIG
- a CDS encoding NUDIX hydrolase → MFVLSDSKNQLRNIVRSDCKYKGRIIDLRVDTVKFPSGSEKVREVVLHKSAVGILPVNDRGEIILVRQYRHAIDEDIYEIPAGLVEEGEDPRETAVREMQEEIGYRPGHMEEIAEFYSSPGFCTEKITVYYADELTSSKLPEDEDEYIKVFAFAPEELEKMIAEKKIKDGKILMAFYWYMARRPQK